Part of the Legionella cardiaca genome, AAAATAAGCTCTATCTATTATTGGTTGCTCAAACATCTTGGCAGCTACTGGGAATTCTTTTGGATTTATACTTAAATAGTTAAAAATTTCCTCGGCAAATCGCTCGGGAAATTCCGTATCAAATCGCTTAACTAAAGCAACCCCTTCCTCACGTGTAATGTCACCAGAGCGAATTTCCTGCGAAGCATCATAAGTTGCTCTGCCAATTCCAAATTTTGTTAGAGTAGTAAAATAATGGAAATCATCAATTTTATCATCGATACTGTTATATTTACTGTAGGTTCCAGGCGTTCTCTCTGGGGAAGCCTCAAAACCACCATGCTCAACAGCATAATAATAACAACTTTGAGGATGCCACTTTAGATAATAACCCAAATAATGCACTTCTATTTCTTTCTTCTCGATTTGGGCTGGGTCAGCGGGGAGATATGCATCCAAATCGGTATCAGTCAATCCAAAACTCTGTTTTAAATCCAGAACCGAAGTGCCACCTAAAAATATCTTACTCTTATCTTCTGCAGTAAAGTAACGCCAATCTCTTTTAGCGGATTCATTATCAGCAATAGGATTGCCATATTCAGCCTCGTTTTCTCCATAAATGACCAGTTTAATATTGTGCAATAAAGCCATTTTGGGTGCATAGGCTTTTTGACCAATCATGAAAGGTTGAAACGGATGGAATAAATTCTCTACTGCTAAGCGCGTTAATAATCGATGTACACGTCCATTTGGAGTAAAGAGATGGTTATCAAAACCAGCATGAATCCATGATTGAAAATTACGCCATCCCCATGGCGTGTACATATGAGGAGCCCACGTTACAGTTAAAGGATTCATTCCGTATTTATACTTAAGCATATGAGCAGCATAAA contains:
- a CDS encoding N-acetyl sugar amidotransferase, with the protein product MQGPKQLDTKYGLPGKVEFCKSCVISNQRPNSAVEYEHKKGSTKATIHFDEHGICDACRAAERKKKTINWDEREQQLKELCDRFRSKDGSYDCVVPGSGGKDSFYAAHMLKYKYGMNPLTVTWAPHMYTPWGWRNFQSWIHAGFDNHLFTPNGRVHRLLTRLAVENLFHPFQPFMIGQKAYAPKMALLHNIKLVIYGENEAEYGNPIADNESAKRDWRYFTAEDKSKIFLGGTSVLDLKQSFGLTDTDLDAYLPADPAQIEKKEIEVHYLGYYLKWHPQSCYYYAVEHGGFEASPERTPGTYSKYNSIDDKIDDFHYFTTLTKFGIGRATYDASQEIRSGDITREEGVALVKRFDTEFPERFAEEIFNYLSINPKEFPVAAKMFEQPIIDRAYFMALTDTFRSPHLWKYENGQWQLRHQVTNLVKTEAEYLEKV